Proteins encoded within one genomic window of Neoarius graeffei isolate fNeoGra1 chromosome 18, fNeoGra1.pri, whole genome shotgun sequence:
- the LOC132866599 gene encoding zinc finger protein 213-like yields MGPQDDPEAFIALFEQVAEASGWPMEQRAARLLPLLTGEAQLAALQLPADHRLAYADLRRAVLQRVGRTPEQQRQRFRALRMEEVGSPFAFGQQLRDACWRWLRAEDRDAEGIIDQVALEQFIARLPAGTAEWVQCHRPASLDQAVGLAEDHLAAVPAAGQRLSSSSLSSSLSLSLPPPPVSRPRPIPPPRRRGPAPPQPARRTRGALPFLPSVSVSPPPQVSDPQTTAAEGRPGPVCWRCGEPGHLQQQWVAMEVGAVVRIPDAPEAALDQAGAYRIP; encoded by the exons atgggcccgcaggacgaccccgaggcattcatcgcgttgttcgaacaggtcgccgaagcctcggggtggccgatggagcagcgcgcggcgcgcctcctccccctcctgacaggagaggcgcagttagccgcactacagctccccgccgaccaccggctggcctacgccgaccttcgccgggctgtcctccagcgcgtggggcgcacgccggagcagcagcgccagcgcttccgcgcgctgcgaatggaggaagtcggcagcccattcgcgttcggccagcagctccgggacgcctgctggcggtggctgagggccgaagatcgcgacgccgaggggatcatcgaccaggtggcgctggaacaattcatcgcccgcctacccgccggaaccgcggagtgggtccagtgccaccgcccggcgtcgctggatcaggccgtaggactggcggaggatcatctggcggctgtcccggcggcaggacaacggctgtcatcttcttctctctcctcttctctctctctctctcttccccctcctcccgtgtcccgtcctcgccccattcccccaccacggaggcgggggccggctccaccccagccggcccgccgcacccgtggtgccctcccgtttctcccttctgtgtctgtctctcccccccctcaggtgagtgaccctcaaaccacagctgcagaggggaggcccgggccggtttgctggcgctgcggggaaccgggccacctgcagcaacagtgggtcgcgatggaggtgggggcggtggtgcggatccccgacgcgccagaggctgccctcgatcaggccggagcatatcgcataccg taa